The following are encoded together in the Streptomyces sp. NBC_00341 genome:
- a CDS encoding ATP-grasp domain-containing protein: protein MPSTRVLVVGGKAGIVRKAAALGLDVVHIQKPSAFDPDVVEHCSQLLLVDYQDVPTVTALVRALHEQRPFARVFTQTEAAQVVAGHLTDALGLPGNGERTTRLLHDKPALRALLNEQGIGPVRTVTRPTAAELRDFVKAAGSAVLKPTMGSGSLGVRRIASVDEVDEAWAWREAFGLDDFMAEEWLTGEELSVETFSRAGAHTVVAVTGKETGQGVVELGHVVPAPLDGAGREAVVSTVEALLDAVGLVDGPAHTELILTAAGPRVIESHSRRGGDRINELVRLVHGVDLEEAAYRLALDGDPLPRRAEPTGAAAIRFLVAEPGTVTSVTGASEAEAMDGVVQVDVQVEPGDTVHELRWSEDRCGHVVVRAADAQAAVRLAADVAARIVITTEPAADDGRSATLGTLLDEVDEVLDPFAAASR, encoded by the coding sequence TTGCCCTCAACCCGTGTTCTCGTCGTCGGCGGAAAGGCCGGCATCGTCCGCAAGGCCGCAGCGCTCGGCCTCGACGTGGTGCACATCCAGAAGCCGTCCGCGTTCGACCCGGATGTGGTGGAGCACTGTTCGCAGCTGCTGCTCGTCGACTACCAGGACGTTCCCACCGTCACCGCCCTGGTGCGCGCCCTGCACGAACAGCGGCCGTTCGCCCGGGTCTTCACCCAGACCGAGGCGGCCCAGGTGGTGGCGGGCCATCTCACCGACGCGCTCGGACTGCCCGGCAACGGCGAGCGGACCACCCGGCTGCTGCACGACAAGCCGGCCCTGCGTGCGCTGCTGAACGAACAGGGCATCGGACCGGTGCGGACGGTGACCCGGCCGACCGCCGCCGAGCTGCGCGACTTCGTGAAGGCGGCGGGCTCCGCCGTGCTCAAGCCGACCATGGGCTCCGGCAGCCTGGGCGTCCGCCGGATCGCCTCCGTCGACGAGGTCGACGAGGCGTGGGCGTGGCGCGAGGCCTTCGGCCTCGACGACTTCATGGCCGAGGAGTGGCTGACCGGCGAGGAACTCAGCGTCGAGACGTTCTCCCGGGCCGGGGCGCACACCGTCGTCGCGGTGACCGGCAAGGAGACCGGGCAGGGCGTGGTCGAGCTCGGTCACGTGGTGCCCGCGCCGCTGGACGGAGCCGGACGAGAGGCCGTCGTGTCGACGGTCGAGGCCCTGCTGGACGCCGTGGGCCTCGTGGACGGGCCGGCGCACACCGAACTGATCCTCACCGCCGCCGGTCCCCGCGTCATCGAGTCGCACAGCCGTCGCGGCGGGGACCGCATCAACGAACTGGTCCGCCTGGTCCACGGTGTCGACCTGGAGGAGGCCGCCTACCGGCTCGCCCTGGACGGCGACCCGCTGCCGCGCCGGGCGGAGCCGACGGGTGCGGCCGCCATCCGCTTCCTCGTCGCGGAGCCGGGAACCGTCACCTCGGTGACGGGCGCTTCGGAGGCCGAGGCGATGGACGGCGTCGTCCAGGTCGACGTCCAGGTCGAGCCCGGGGACACGGTGCACGAACTGCGCTGGTCGGAGGACCGCTGCGGCCATGTCGTGGTCCGCGCGGCCGACGCGCAGGCCGCCGTGCGGCTCGCCGCGGACGTCGCGGCCCGCATCGTGATCACCACGGAACCGGCCGCCGACGACGGGCGGTCCGCCACCCTCGGCACGCTCCTCGACGAGGTGGACGAGGTCCTCGACCCGTTCGCCGCGGCGTCCCGGTGA
- a CDS encoding ABC transporter permease, which translates to MPAVDSAARPANALPDGAGRPASGRTRESPGGGFRRGLTGAAVRRLAARVGPGCSAVLLVAGVWQLVHLLGLSPVLPAPAAVLRDLSDAWSAGTLGPGLLHSLGRCLAGFAASAAVGVPLGLLLHRFGFLRVPLAPALSAFQSLPAAVLVPIAVICLGTSQAAVYLVVLLGAVPSVATGVLTALDQVPPLLVRAGRTMGATGAAGVRHVLLPAALPGVVAALRQGWAFGWRALMTAELMASTPLPGLGQVLDAGRRSGRLGPVLAAALVILAVGVVVETGVFGPVQRRVLRARGLPAAQER; encoded by the coding sequence GTGCCCGCTGTTGACAGCGCGGCCCGCCCGGCGAACGCGCTGCCCGACGGAGCCGGGCGGCCCGCCTCCGGCCGTACCCGGGAGTCGCCCGGCGGGGGCTTTCGCCGAGGCCTGACCGGAGCAGCGGTGAGGCGCCTCGCGGCCCGCGTCGGGCCGGGCTGCTCTGCGGTCCTGTTGGTGGCGGGCGTCTGGCAGCTGGTTCACCTGCTCGGACTGTCGCCGGTGCTGCCCGCACCGGCGGCGGTCCTGCGCGACCTGTCCGACGCCTGGTCCGCGGGGACGCTCGGCCCAGGACTGCTGCACAGCCTGGGCCGCTGCCTCGCGGGGTTCGCGGCGTCCGCGGCGGTGGGGGTGCCCCTCGGTCTGCTGCTGCACCGGTTCGGGTTCCTGCGGGTGCCCCTCGCTCCGGCGCTGAGTGCCTTCCAGTCACTGCCGGCGGCGGTCCTGGTGCCCATCGCCGTGATCTGCCTCGGCACCTCGCAGGCCGCGGTGTACCTGGTGGTGCTCCTCGGCGCCGTTCCCTCGGTGGCGACCGGGGTCCTCACCGCGCTGGACCAGGTGCCGCCGCTCCTGGTGCGGGCGGGCCGGACCATGGGGGCGACGGGAGCGGCCGGGGTGCGCCACGTCCTGCTTCCGGCCGCCCTGCCCGGTGTGGTGGCCGCGCTCCGGCAGGGCTGGGCGTTCGGCTGGCGGGCCCTGATGACGGCGGAGCTCATGGCGTCCACCCCCTTGCCCGGCCTCGGCCAGGTGCTCGACGCCGGGCGGCGCAGCGGTCGCCTGGGCCCGGTGCTGGCCGCCGCCCTGGTGATCCTGGCCGTCGGGGTGGTGGTCGAGACGGGGGTCTTCGGACCGGTGCAGCGCCGGGTCCTGCGCGCCCGCGGCCTGCCCGCAGCACAGGAGCGGTGA
- a CDS encoding glycosyltransferase family 2 protein yields the protein MSTTPSDGGKQVSVVVATRNRPTDIDALLTAIAACDTGIVHEVILVDDASEIPLRVDESAHRFPIRLLRHERRRGAAAGRNLAGQEATGDVLAFLDDDARPLPDWFDVLDTALTPERAAITGRVLPFDSSVVSRARQYRYEVRYAQHVPGSEVTFFAGGNSAVWTEAFRAAGGFPDQVTASDNGLVERLAESGGRVHFVPGLRVAHRNSKGAGIALREAWRAGRLAPRSAPASALRRFAASARSQPWSDDPAAAGLNLGLQAANSLATALPAA from the coding sequence ATGAGCACGACACCCTCAGACGGCGGCAAGCAGGTCTCCGTCGTGGTCGCCACCCGGAACCGCCCCACCGACATCGACGCACTGCTGACCGCGATCGCGGCGTGCGACACGGGCATCGTCCACGAGGTGATCCTGGTCGACGACGCCTCGGAGATCCCCCTGCGCGTCGACGAGTCGGCCCACCGCTTCCCCATCCGCCTGCTGCGCCACGAACGGCGTCGCGGCGCGGCGGCCGGCCGCAACCTCGCGGGCCAGGAGGCGACCGGCGACGTCCTGGCCTTCCTCGACGACGACGCCCGGCCCCTGCCCGACTGGTTCGACGTCCTCGATACGGCGCTCACCCCCGAGCGGGCTGCGATCACCGGCCGGGTGCTGCCGTTCGACAGCAGCGTGGTCTCACGCGCCCGCCAGTACCGCTACGAGGTCCGCTACGCACAGCACGTCCCCGGCAGCGAGGTCACGTTCTTCGCGGGCGGCAACTCGGCGGTGTGGACGGAGGCGTTCCGCGCTGCCGGGGGGTTCCCCGACCAGGTCACCGCGAGTGACAACGGTCTCGTGGAACGGCTCGCCGAGTCCGGCGGCCGGGTGCACTTCGTGCCGGGGCTCCGCGTGGCCCACCGCAACAGCAAGGGCGCCGGAATCGCGCTGCGCGAGGCCTGGCGCGCGGGCCGGCTGGCCCCGCGCAGCGCGCCCGCGTCCGCGCTGCGCCGGTTCGCGGCCAGCGCCCGGTCCCAGCCCTGGTCGGACGACCCGGCAGCCGCAGGCCTCAACCTGGGTCTCCAGGCGGCGAATTCACTGGCCACCGCCCTTCCGGCGGCCTGA
- the cysD gene encoding sulfate adenylyltransferase subunit CysD: MDAGATLSHLDVLESEAVHIFREVAGEFERAVILFSGGKDSILMLHLALKAFAPAPVPFTLLHVDTGHNFPEVLEYRDRTVAEHGLRLHVASVQEYIDAGKLRERPDGTRNPLQTVPLTEAIQQHRFDAVFGGGRRDEEKARAKERVFSLRDEFSQWDPRRQRPELWQLYNGRHAPGEHVRVFPISNWTELDVWQYIEREGIELPQIYFAHEREVFSRSGMWLTAGDWGGPKEHERTETRQVRYRTVGDMSCTGAVDSDATTLDAVITEIAASRLTERGATRADDKMSEAAMEDRKREGYF; the protein is encoded by the coding sequence GTGGACGCGGGAGCCACGCTCTCCCATCTGGACGTCCTGGAGTCGGAGGCGGTGCACATCTTCCGTGAGGTGGCGGGGGAGTTCGAGCGTGCGGTGATCCTGTTCTCCGGCGGCAAGGACTCGATCCTGATGCTGCACCTGGCGCTCAAGGCCTTCGCGCCCGCGCCGGTGCCGTTCACACTGCTGCACGTGGACACCGGGCACAACTTCCCCGAGGTCCTGGAGTACCGCGACCGCACGGTCGCCGAGCACGGGCTGCGGCTGCACGTCGCCTCCGTCCAGGAGTACATCGACGCCGGGAAGCTCCGCGAACGCCCCGACGGCACCCGCAACCCGCTGCAGACCGTGCCGTTGACGGAGGCGATCCAGCAGCACCGCTTCGACGCGGTGTTCGGCGGCGGGCGGCGTGACGAGGAGAAGGCGCGGGCGAAGGAGCGGGTGTTCTCGCTGCGCGACGAGTTCTCCCAGTGGGACCCGCGCCGCCAGCGCCCCGAGCTGTGGCAGCTCTACAACGGCCGGCACGCCCCGGGTGAGCACGTCCGGGTCTTCCCGATCTCCAACTGGACCGAGCTGGACGTGTGGCAGTACATCGAGCGCGAGGGCATCGAGCTCCCGCAGATCTACTTCGCCCATGAGCGCGAGGTCTTCAGCCGCTCCGGCATGTGGCTGACCGCGGGCGACTGGGGCGGCCCCAAGGAGCACGAGCGGACCGAGACCCGCCAGGTCCGCTACCGCACGGTCGGTGACATGTCCTGCACCGGCGCCGTCGACTCCGACGCCACCACCCTGGACGCAGTGATCACCGAGATCGCCGCCTCCCGGCTCACCGAGCGGGGCGCGACCCGCGCCGACGACAAGATGTCAGAGGCCGCGATGGAAGACCGCAAGCGCGAGGGGTACTTCTAG
- a CDS encoding SseB family protein, producing MYGYDQNQGAQQPMGGGYGEQPLYPEPSPPSLGDAVRAFTTGSLAAEDFQQIFATSKVYCPRGDNPGFLALHNTQQPVIPMFTTLKELRLYAGKESKYFVITGAEVIDLLPTGYGFVLDMEGEHRMVFDAKAVEQMVDFAMRRMYG from the coding sequence ATGTACGGCTACGACCAGAATCAGGGCGCACAGCAGCCGATGGGTGGCGGCTACGGCGAGCAGCCGCTGTATCCCGAACCCTCGCCGCCCTCGCTGGGCGACGCGGTACGGGCCTTCACGACCGGCTCGCTGGCCGCGGAGGACTTCCAGCAGATCTTCGCGACGTCGAAGGTCTACTGCCCGCGCGGTGACAACCCGGGCTTCCTCGCGCTGCACAACACCCAGCAGCCCGTCATCCCGATGTTCACCACGCTCAAGGAGCTGCGGCTCTACGCGGGCAAGGAGTCCAAGTACTTCGTGATCACGGGTGCCGAGGTGATCGACCTGCTGCCCACCGGCTACGGCTTCGTCCTCGACATGGAGGGCGAGCACCGCATGGTCTTCGACGCCAAGGCGGTGGAGCAGATGGTCGACTTCGCGATGCGCCGGATGTACGGCTGA
- a CDS encoding ABC transporter ATP-binding protein: MTGHNTTAVEVCGVTKGYGTGAARRVVLEDVDLRLAKGEFVCVVGASGSGKSTLLHLVAGLETASAGRISVTGGRPAVMFQDHALFPWLTAGRNVELALRLAGVPPGPRRDRARSLLALVGLPENYGHRVHELSGGMRQRVALARALAQGADVLLMDEPFAALDTVTRGTLHGELVRVCAERGATVLFVTHDVREAVALGDRVVLMAPGPGRVVAEWSVGPRSARGAKAPDAARLVDEITARLGEEADRRARC, from the coding sequence ATGACGGGGCACAACACCACGGCCGTCGAGGTCTGCGGCGTCACGAAGGGGTACGGCACGGGTGCGGCCCGTCGCGTCGTGCTGGAGGACGTCGATCTGCGGCTCGCGAAGGGCGAGTTCGTGTGCGTCGTCGGTGCCTCCGGTTCGGGCAAGTCGACCCTGCTCCACCTGGTCGCCGGGCTGGAGACGGCGAGCGCGGGGAGGATCTCCGTCACGGGCGGACGTCCCGCCGTGATGTTCCAGGACCACGCCCTGTTCCCGTGGCTCACGGCGGGCCGGAACGTCGAACTGGCGCTCCGCCTCGCGGGCGTCCCACCCGGCCCCCGCCGCGACCGGGCCCGGAGCCTCCTCGCCCTGGTGGGGCTCCCCGAGAACTACGGGCACCGGGTGCACGAGCTGTCCGGCGGCATGCGCCAGCGGGTCGCCCTGGCCCGTGCCCTGGCGCAGGGCGCGGACGTGCTGCTGATGGACGAGCCGTTCGCGGCGCTCGACACCGTGACCCGGGGGACGCTGCACGGCGAGCTCGTCCGCGTCTGCGCGGAACGGGGGGCGACGGTGCTCTTCGTGACCCACGACGTCAGGGAGGCCGTGGCGCTGGGGGACCGCGTGGTGCTGATGGCGCCGGGGCCCGGCCGGGTGGTGGCCGAGTGGTCCGTCGGCCCCCGCTCCGCGCGAGGCGCCAAGGCCCCGGACGCGGCCCGTCTCGTCGACGAGATCACGGCCCGGCTCGGCGAGGAGGCCGACCGCCGTGCCCGCTGTTGA
- a CDS encoding Gfo/Idh/MocA family oxidoreductase codes for MSTPLGVGVVGFGIAAQQHATALEQLPEAGIVSVLEQDPTVDTGSHHRAGSWEELLDDPCVDLVALCVPPGGRARMAVQALEAGKAVLLEKPPAVSVAEIDGVAAAARRTGLPVGVMLQHRMRLPEAALAAAWSASSVTAVLEVSRFRPPAHYRRAGWRSDPTVALGGISAHLGVHYLDLACQLLGRPESVRLTPTREVAAGIDTRVTGMVAFRSGATLAFTVTAESMVRTERLQILGPDGGFNITDGTVMTQLDGTEQTWPTVPTSHLRTEVYREMAEAVATGRPPARCHLDGARAVTEILSSIATAAPAVAA; via the coding sequence ATGAGCACGCCACTCGGTGTGGGCGTCGTCGGATTCGGCATCGCGGCCCAGCAGCACGCCACCGCGCTGGAGCAACTGCCGGAGGCCGGGATCGTGTCCGTCCTGGAGCAGGACCCCACGGTCGACACCGGCAGCCACCACCGGGCCGGTTCCTGGGAGGAGCTCCTGGACGACCCCTGCGTCGACCTGGTCGCCCTGTGCGTCCCGCCCGGCGGGCGCGCGCGGATGGCGGTCCAGGCGCTGGAGGCGGGCAAGGCCGTCCTGCTGGAGAAGCCGCCCGCGGTGTCGGTGGCCGAGATCGACGGTGTCGCGGCCGCCGCCCGGCGTACCGGCCTGCCGGTCGGCGTGATGCTCCAGCACCGGATGCGGCTGCCGGAGGCGGCCCTCGCCGCCGCCTGGTCGGCGTCCTCCGTCACAGCGGTCCTGGAGGTGTCGCGGTTCCGGCCGCCGGCCCACTACCGGCGTGCCGGGTGGCGCAGCGACCCCACCGTGGCGCTGGGCGGGATCTCCGCCCACCTGGGAGTCCACTACCTCGACCTGGCGTGTCAGCTGCTCGGGCGGCCGGAGTCGGTGCGCCTGACGCCGACCAGGGAGGTCGCCGCGGGCATCGACACCCGCGTCACGGGAATGGTCGCCTTCCGGTCCGGGGCCACCCTCGCGTTCACCGTGACCGCCGAGTCGATGGTCCGTACCGAACGGCTCCAGATCCTCGGGCCCGACGGGGGGTTCAACATCACCGACGGCACGGTGATGACCCAGCTCGACGGCACGGAACAGACCTGGCCCACGGTGCCGACCTCGCACCTGCGCACCGAGGTCTACCGGGAGATGGCAGAGGCGGTGGCGACGGGCCGTCCCCCGGCGCGCTGCCACCTCGACGGCGCCCGTGCGGTGACCGAGATCCTCTCGTCGATCGCCACCGCCGCGCCGGCGGTGGCCGCGTGA
- a CDS encoding sulfate adenylyltransferase subunit 1 yields the protein MTETIQRPGVRPPATLLRFATAGSVDDGKSTLVGRLLHDSKSVLTDQLEAVEDASRKRGQEAPDLALLTDGLRAEREQGITIDVAYRYFATPRRRFILADTPGHVQYTRNMVTGASTAELTVILVDARHGVVEQTRRHAALTALLRVPHVVLAVNKMDLVDYAEPVFAAITREFTAYAAELGIPAATAIPISALAGDNVVEPSSHMDWYGGPTVLEHLETVPVSHDLTDCHARFPVQYVIRPQTAEHRDYRGYAGRIEAGAFRVGDAVTVLPSGRTSAVTGIDLLGRSVHTARAPQSVTLLLADDIDISRGDLIVPSTDAPPTTQDVEATVCHVADRPLTVGQRVLIKHTTRTVKAIVKDIPSRLTLDDLSQHPAPGQLVANDIGRVLVRTAEPLALDAYADSRRTGSFLLIDPADGTTLAAGMAGGSFAAAATGIPEPDAAGWDF from the coding sequence ATGACCGAGACGATTCAGCGGCCCGGCGTCAGACCGCCGGCGACCCTGTTGCGCTTCGCCACCGCCGGGTCCGTGGACGACGGCAAGTCCACCCTCGTGGGACGGCTGCTGCACGACTCCAAGTCGGTCCTCACCGACCAGCTGGAGGCGGTCGAGGACGCGTCCCGCAAGCGCGGCCAGGAGGCACCCGACCTCGCACTGCTGACCGACGGACTGCGCGCGGAGCGCGAACAGGGCATCACCATCGATGTCGCCTACCGCTACTTCGCCACACCCCGGCGCCGGTTCATCCTCGCCGACACCCCGGGCCATGTGCAGTACACCCGCAACATGGTCACGGGCGCCTCCACCGCCGAACTGACGGTGATCCTGGTCGACGCCCGCCACGGCGTGGTCGAGCAGACCCGCCGGCACGCGGCGCTGACCGCGCTGCTGCGGGTCCCGCACGTGGTCCTCGCGGTCAACAAGATGGACCTGGTCGACTACGCGGAACCGGTGTTCGCCGCAATCACCAGGGAGTTCACGGCGTACGCGGCCGAGCTCGGCATCCCCGCGGCCACCGCGATCCCGATCTCCGCGCTGGCCGGCGACAACGTGGTGGAACCGTCCTCCCACATGGACTGGTACGGCGGCCCGACCGTCCTGGAACACCTGGAGACGGTCCCGGTCAGCCACGACCTCACCGACTGCCACGCCCGCTTCCCGGTCCAGTACGTGATCCGGCCCCAAACGGCCGAGCACCGCGACTACCGGGGCTATGCAGGCCGGATCGAGGCAGGGGCCTTCCGGGTGGGCGACGCGGTCACCGTGCTGCCGTCCGGCCGCACCTCGGCAGTCACCGGGATCGACCTGCTGGGCCGGTCCGTGCACACGGCGCGGGCGCCGCAGTCGGTCACCCTCCTACTGGCGGACGACATCGACATCTCGCGCGGCGACCTCATCGTGCCGAGCACCGACGCGCCCCCCACCACCCAGGACGTCGAGGCGACCGTCTGCCACGTCGCGGACCGGCCCCTCACCGTGGGCCAGCGAGTGCTGATCAAACACACCACCCGCACCGTCAAAGCCATAGTCAAGGACATCCCCTCCCGCCTCACCCTCGACGACCTCTCCCAGCACCCGGCCCCCGGGCAGCTCGTCGCCAACGACATCGGCCGCGTCCTCGTACGCACCGCCGAACCGCTCGCGCTCGACGCGTACGCCGACTCGCGCCGCACCGGCTCGTTCCTGCTGATCGACCCCGCCGACGGAACCACGCTCGCCGCCGGGATGGCGGGCGGTTCCTTCGCCGCCGCGGCCACCGGCATCCCCGAACCGGACGCCGCGGGCTGGGACTTCTGA
- a CDS encoding sulfotransferase — translation MNDSPVILLGGQRCGTTALAYALNLAFHDAGGHFTVNGKLPYLLHRWLNRQDLADHHLRTDEILHALDRRPPDGSGVERWRARVEQSLRAAARDVAEGSCGDDPVDLARRILADTQGELPHCGDKYNEYLLHLPWFGEVLPNARYVMLVRHPEEAARSMLRWKGDRPYVPLTREAALAKWTAWNRHWLDFAPAVPDRNALVVEYHALCRGEETERLSRFTGLDLAPYLAGLKPRSPAADTDDALPADTASVWEALRLSALPAPAPA, via the coding sequence ATGAACGACTCACCCGTGATCCTGCTCGGGGGCCAGCGCTGCGGCACCACCGCCCTCGCCTACGCGCTGAATCTGGCCTTCCACGACGCGGGCGGCCACTTCACCGTCAACGGCAAACTCCCCTATCTGCTGCACCGCTGGCTGAACCGGCAGGACCTGGCCGACCACCATCTGCGCACGGACGAGATCCTGCACGCCCTGGACCGCCGCCCGCCGGACGGCTCGGGCGTCGAACGCTGGCGCGCCCGGGTGGAACAGAGCCTGCGGGCCGCCGCCAGGGACGTCGCAGAGGGCTCGTGCGGAGACGACCCGGTGGACCTGGCACGGCGGATCCTGGCCGACACCCAGGGCGAACTGCCGCACTGCGGGGACAAGTACAACGAGTACCTGCTGCATCTGCCCTGGTTCGGCGAGGTACTGCCGAACGCCCGCTACGTGATGCTGGTGCGCCACCCGGAGGAGGCCGCCCGCTCGATGCTGCGCTGGAAGGGCGACCGGCCCTATGTGCCCCTCACGCGGGAGGCCGCCCTCGCCAAGTGGACGGCCTGGAACCGGCACTGGCTCGATTTCGCACCGGCGGTACCGGACCGGAACGCCCTGGTCGTCGAGTACCACGCACTGTGCCGGGGCGAGGAGACCGAGCGCCTGTCGCGGTTCACCGGACTCGACCTCGCCCCGTACCTCGCCGGGCTGAAGCCCCGTTCCCCGGCGGCGGACACCGACGACGCACTCCCGGCGGACACCGCCTCCGTGTGGGAGGCGCTGCGTCTCTCCGCGCTTCCCGCCCCCGCCCCCGCCTGA
- a CDS encoding sugar phosphate isomerase/epimerase family protein, with amino-acid sequence MRLAVINDELSQDIEQAAATTSRLGFDGLEIRSSGGVAPHRMDDAALARIRATVARHGLRVAGFDPPALKCELPRTAAETDSARALVTDSVRRAELLGAPFVRIFTFYRQGDPDPRRAAAAAREVLDGVPLGRVPLLVETGMRTNSPTMRHTLEFLDALGDDRLGILWDPGNSVFSGWDPAPFPQDYALGRERIRHVHVKDPDGRRAYVRLGDGDLPWPAIIARLAEDGYRDWISLETHWRVGRVLNQAQRDEPWGEEFTAGGFEASSTCMRLLREMTRSTGEDAVPAGPDAHTVEAGA; translated from the coding sequence GTGAGACTCGCCGTCATCAACGACGAACTGTCCCAGGACATCGAGCAGGCGGCGGCCACGACGTCCCGCCTCGGCTTCGACGGACTGGAGATCCGATCCAGCGGCGGCGTGGCGCCGCATCGCATGGACGACGCCGCCCTGGCCCGAATACGGGCGACGGTGGCCCGGCACGGACTGCGGGTGGCCGGCTTCGACCCGCCGGCGCTGAAGTGCGAACTGCCCCGCACCGCCGCCGAGACGGACTCCGCCCGCGCACTGGTGACGGACTCCGTGCGCCGGGCCGAGCTGCTCGGAGCACCGTTCGTCCGCATCTTCACCTTCTACCGGCAGGGCGATCCGGACCCCCGCCGGGCCGCCGCCGCCGCCCGGGAGGTACTGGACGGCGTCCCCCTCGGACGCGTCCCCCTGCTCGTCGAGACGGGCATGCGGACCAACAGCCCGACCATGCGCCACACCCTGGAGTTCCTGGACGCGCTGGGCGACGACCGGCTCGGCATCCTGTGGGATCCGGGCAACAGCGTCTTCAGCGGCTGGGACCCGGCCCCGTTCCCGCAGGACTACGCGCTCGGCCGCGAACGCATCCGGCACGTCCACGTGAAGGACCCGGACGGCCGGCGGGCCTACGTCCGCCTCGGCGACGGGGACCTGCCCTGGCCCGCGATCATCGCCCGGCTGGCCGAGGACGGCTACCGGGACTGGATCTCCCTGGAGACGCACTGGCGCGTCGGCCGGGTGCTGAACCAGGCGCAGCGGGACGAGCCGTGGGGCGAGGAGTTCACCGCCGGCGGATTCGAGGCCAGCAGCACCTGCATGCGGCTGCTCCGCGAGATGACGCGGAGCACGGGCGAGGACGCCGTCCCCGCCGGCCCCGACGCGCACACGGTGGAGGCCGGCGCATGA